A window of Benincasa hispida cultivar B227 chromosome 9, ASM972705v1, whole genome shotgun sequence genomic DNA:
TTAGGTTGAAAGCAActttaaatattacaaatacTAAAAGACCCAATAAATTTGTACATATAGGAagtaaacaataaatataaattaaataacataatattaaataattctaatataCAATATATTCAATACTCTGACCACCAACGATATGAAACTATCTTTTtagtttcatatttttcttgaacttaatttaaccttttaattaaaacatatattttcaactatattatatatatatatatgaatttatgTATTGAAGGGAAATTAAAGATGCTAAAAATGTTACGGAATGTAAAGAAATACTTAGGTAAAGAGAGATCTAGAggaattcttaatcaattatCTTTTAGTTTTATAGGTTAAATCAATCAATcgattatgtttttattttcatattttttttaacttaatttaaCTAGTTGATTAGAACACATATTTTCAactaaaatgtaatagattaaATATGCAAAGAAATACTTTGAGATGAAGAAAGGTGAAGAGAAACTCTTAAAATGGACATAATAGATATCCCATAGGCTAAAAATTATTATTCCTTGACAAAACTAAAAAGCAAAAGCCCCTTCCTTTTTGTCCTATTCTTTACAATTATGATCCTATGATTTTATctatcacataataaaatttatgGGGAAGAAGACAGCACCAAAGGTTGCAACTTGTAGGTGaggaagataaaaaaaataaaaagaaactaaatataattacaagttgagtaattgaatttttctttaaaaaaaaaaactacaaaacaaCATATTTAGAAACAAGAAACGCAAATCATTCAAAgtaaaaatagaagaagagacGAATCATGCTCAATCAATGTGTTAATCGTTAGCTATATCACATAggagaaagaaacaaaattcaatttgagcACAATCAACCTAGCTTCCTTGATGAAAAGAAAATCTCAGATAGttccaaaaaaaatattattaagaaGTTGGACCAGTTTCAAGTAGTTAGACTCGACCTAACTATCAGCCACATTGATAGAATGAATACTGACAAGACTCTCGCAAGTAGTCATGGCTTCAAGAACCTTGATCTCATTGCACTTGAATGAACTTAAAACTAGTCAATCGCACACAACCTAGGTGATACCGAAGTTCATgagtattttttatttagtaATACCATTTGATATGAAACAAATGCAACAACTTTTACTCTTCCATATAATCGTACATAACATCGTCGTTTTCTACTACACCAATTTatgtaaatgatattttaaatgatatcatatataccttctaatttaaatatattattcgtcaaattatttatatcttattttaATTAACTCTCTAATGTTTTTggaacaaatttcaaagttaataatagagagggagagagagaggggCAAAGTTAAACCTGCCACAGTTTATGAATAGtttgtatatttttaatctaattttattCAACTATACCTTAGAAATTTCACCCTCTAATTTTATTACTTGAAAGTAAAGCTTCCTGCCTGTTAATGTGAAAAGGAGAGCATGAAAATGGACATTCAGAGAGAGTTTTTGGACCTATTaagcaaaaggaaaaaaaaaaaaaaaactttggttgcattacatttaatattaatttggtcttatattataaattttttaattaaaaaattgcaaaataGGATATTGAAACATCTAAACCAATCTTGCTTTTATGAGATATACATCATATCAATACCAAACCATAGAATCTaaactcaaaattgaattattatCGATGTAATATAAGTCAATGATATCGATAGCATCAAACAAACAATACTCTCTACAAATTAGacaattctttttctcttatttgaCGTCCAAcaatccaaaaaagaaaaggaatagtTACAAATATGACAAAGATCCAAAGTATTAACATATGTAGCACAATACAAAAATaagtaaacaaaaaataaaaagatgcaGATATACCAAAATTTAAATCCAGAAGTCCATCAATAATAGACTATATCACTAATAGGACATCAACAATAAATCTATCACAAATAGATTtggttatatttataatttttttataatattgctATACAGTTAATTATTAGTGCTAACAATACTACCTATTGCTTAAGGATTAATAAGGAAAGGCAGCAAGCTAGGTCTCGTCTGTGTTGAAATGATTGAAGAACCGAGAGCAGCTATAAACTGAGGAAAATGCTTGCAATGCAGTCATGGCCAAGAGCAAAATGGTAGCCAGAAGTGCAAGCAGTGGCCATGAACCAAACACATACTTTTGTAGCAATTTTGCAGCTTTAACCTTCCATCTACTACTGTAATGCTTATTTACATCTTCAATTACCTTATCCAAGAATGGCACTTTCGTCAACTTGATGGATTTGCTCATCCCGTTCCAGAGCTCGGCGACTTCTGCATCACTATTCAAATGGTTAAGAATGATTCCTTTTTCCTTCAGCAATCTCACGTCCTCCTCAGAATCGATGATGCCGTTCACTAGTTCAATGAAACGGGTGAAAACCAAAGGCCCTGATGGTTTTGAAGCTTCATATGCTGCTAAGTTTCTCAATACTACTTCAGAGTTCACATCGAGATTAATGGTAGTAAGGTATAATATCGCTGCCTTTGAGTTGAAGGCCACAGCTGAGACGCCTCCATCGATGGGTGAGAAACAAACACCCGATTTTGTCAGCTCGGACACTGAAGGAATTGCTATTTCCTCCAACAAAGGAAGTTTAACTTTCCCAACTTTCCTTGAACTCCCCTTTTCTagatcattttcttcttcaccTTTTCCCAGTGAAAATAGGTGTTCGAGAGGCTTCATCAGAATCACAATTCCAGGAAGTTTAGAGATGATTGTCCATGGCAGTTTGAAGATCACTTGTAAGGGTCTAGAACAAACTATTCTTCTAAATAAATGTACCGGACCTTTGTTAAACTTTGAGAGAAtcttccaaatttcacttcccAGTCTACTTAAGGAGCAGCAAAAGTGCTTAAAGGCGTTTGCGTTTTCAACATTTTCTTTGACGGGttccttttgattttgattattttcCAATATCTCCAATGGGTCAGTCAACTTTGGAGTAATCATTCTGTACAGAAAATCAACCAAATGAAAGCATTCCGAGACTGACACTTGAAGTTCCACCAATCTTCTGTCACCTTGAAAGGAGAAAGATCTTCATAC
This region includes:
- the LOC120086746 gene encoding LOW QUALITY PROTEIN: putative UPF0481 protein At3g02645 (The sequence of the model RefSeq protein was modified relative to this genomic sequence to represent the inferred CDS: inserted 1 base in 1 codon), with amino-acid sequence MSFSSKSRLHSLPAGNSWGLNSGFEERWVSQIRQSFDEEEHEEDIGNPACICTVPKSLMAHPDSYTPQEVAIGPYHHWRQELYVMERYKIAAAKKAQKQLQSLKFHHLVEKLTKYERKTRAYYHKYLNFNSETFAWMMAIDVSFLLEVLRVYTVSEEKSVSRVSSKLSCLVMVDYEGRMSAHNAILRDILMLENQIPLFLLRKMLELQSSALEPADQLLLSMLLGLYEDLSPFKVTEDXVELQVSVSECFHLVDFLYRMITPKLTDPLEILENNQNQKEPVKENVENANAFKHFCCSLSRLGSEIWKILSKFNKGPVHLFRRIVCSRPLQVIFKLPWTIISKLPGIVILMKPLEHLFSLGKGEEENDLEKGSSRKVGKVKLPLLEEIAIPSVSELTKSGVCFSPIDGGVSAVAFNSKAAILYLTTINLDVNSEVVLRNLAAYEASKPSGPLVFTRFIELVNGIIDSEEDVRLLKEKGIILNHLNSDAEVAELWNGMSKSIKLTKVPFLDKVIEDVNKHYSSRWKVKAAKLLQKYVFGSWPLLALLATILLLAMTALQAFSSVYSCSRFFNHFNTDET